The Ciconia boyciana chromosome 7, ASM3463844v1, whole genome shotgun sequence region CACCCCACTCTTATACAGGTCACACCTATTAAGTCTTAATTTGCGCTCGATGCCAAGGCTCCAGGAGATCATCTCAAAGGAATCAAAGGTTTTGATTCCCAAGCCCCCACCTATGTGGCAGGGACCAGCTTTTGGTGTTCAACACCTGCAGTCTCAGAGACATAGGCAGTTAAGACATCGCATTCCCTACAGCAGATGTTCAGAAACTCACAAGAAAAAGTCTTCCTCTTCATCCGAATCTTCCTCCAACAGGTTCCTctgcaaacacaggaaaaaaccAAGCCACCTCATCAATACGTAACCACCATTTCACATGGACATTTCCAGACCTTAGGATGCAGTCAGCATCCTCCAACTGCAGGTTTCACACGAGCCCTCCTTTGGAGAGCATCAATGGTACTGTTTAGGTGTCTGGAGTTgtgctgtttctctctgcttgtGATCAGAGGCCAAGCTGGACATCTCTGTGCTGCTATTATCACCTTGGCAGTGTTTGCTAGCTCCATACAGCACAGACCgatgcacagctctgcagctctgactTGGGACAACTCACACCTCTGCCACTGAGCCAAACGGGATTTGCGTCGATGGCCAGTTGCCTGCACAGGTTCACATCCCGATTCTGGGCATCAGTACAACTCCCTATGACACAGAAGCAACCAGTGCATCAGCACATTGAGCCCTGCCTTGGAAAGCACCAGGGAGAGCCCTTGCACAGGCCAGCTGTGGAAGGAAGGCCCTCTCTGCTCAAGGGACAATCCCCAGCGCTGCACTCAGTCAACGGCAGCTGCTCAAAAAATGTTCGCATCGCCTACAGCCACCCTGGGGTATCCCATCCATGTGGGAAGTCAGATCCTCTCCTGATTTGGAGGATGTGGTTTCTCCAGCCATCTGATGGCAGCAGGTGTAAGAAGGAATCATGCTGGACTCCCTGCACGGCACATCTGGAGGGGTCGGCCCTTCCAAACCCCCGACTCAGGCAAAGGCTATGGCCgagctggaaagcagagaggtCTGGTAGCTCCTCTGGCTTTGTGCCAAAAGGCTCCTCCTGGGCTCAAATTTGCTGTTTCACTACACCCCATCAGATGATCCAAAGGCTGATTTTTAAGAGCAACCCCACAATCCCATTTAAGCCTGAAAGTTTCGGACAAAGATGTTGCTAGAATTCACTTCTCATATCAGGGCAGCACAAGTTTTCCAATCAAGCTGAGGGCTCCCAGTAACATCTACTTTGGGTCAAAAATAATCAAGAGGGGGAAATGGCACGCTGAACGTGTGGACACATCGGATGGTCCTTATGGTAccaacagctgctgcttcccctgtGCATAAATTCAGGCTCCCACCTGCAAGCGCAGTGCTCTTATTTTGAGGCTTACCTACATTTCCATCCTTGTCACATTTGCTCAATCAACTTAAGCAACCTGCGAGACCACGCAATAGTTTCAGCCATCGCCTCCCTCAAGGGATGAGCAAAGCACTCTTGGCAACACAGGATCCTCGTCTCACTGACAGCTATCGTGAGTTGCAGCAGCATTTTAGACTACAGTCTAAACTCAGTTTTAGTGCAGTATGACCCCAGGACAAACACATCAGGTTAAATCCACTTTGTCTAAAACAGACAACTGAACCACTTTGACCCATATTCAAAGTCTGAAACGTCAGggcaacaggagaaaaattcaGCTGTAAAGCGCAGGGTAACTTCACACGAGTCCTTCAGCCAGCTACGTGGGAAGAGCCGCGATGTGCCCAGGCCGagctctgcagagaggcaggagaCTGGAGCACACCGGGATCTGACGGCCATCAATGCAGCCTAAAGGAACTGAAACAAGTTCTCAAAACAGCTGTATCTCCTAACggggtttgttttaaaatacacagataaGGTTTGCTGCACAGACAGTCCCCTCACTACCTAAATGTCGCTATCAACAGCGATCCGGCCTCTGGGCCCCGCGGCCGAGGGCTGCGGCAGCAGGAGCCCCTTCGGCAAAGGGAGCTGTAACTTACCTTGCACCGGCCCGGCGGCTAACGGCACGGGGCGATGCCGGGGGCCTCGGGGTCCCCAAGGCCTGTTAACACCAACCCGCCTGCCGTGGGCACCTTACCCCGAGCACCCCAATGTAAGCAACAGCCCGCTACGGCACCGTCACAGCCACCGGCACCGGAGGGATAAGCTggtcccccgccccgccggcacTCACCCGCTCGCTCTTCACCGAGCCCGTCACCTCGTCGTCGTTCAGGTGCCGCTTGAATTTCGGAGGCATGGTCTGTGCCTGCGGGAGAGGCGGCTTCGTGCCCGGGAGGAGACGCCTGGAGGGGAGGCGCAGGGAGCGGCCGGGTCACCGCGCTGCCCGGCGCCCCAGCCGCGCGTACCCCGGCCGCCCCTCGCCGGGGCCCGGGAGGACCGCCCGGCGGGTGGCGGGGTCCCGCGGGCGGCCGGGGAGCGCCCGCACCGGCGGGGGGAAAGGACGAAATGGCCCCGGGACGGGGAGATGCAACGGCCCCAGGGGAAGGGGGATGCAAGGGCAGCCGGTACCCGGGACCCGCGCTTTCGCCCTGCCCCGCCGTTCCAGTCCAGCCCTCCGGTGCCCCGGGGGCCACTAGCGAGCAGAGCCGGTGCCCAGACAGAGGCACCCCACCCCCGCGGCGGCGGACAGTCGTCGCCGTCGCCGtcgccgcccccccccgctctGCCCCGCTCACCGGGCTCCgctccgggccgggccggcgggaaATGGCCGGTGCAGCGGCAGCGAGTCAGCTGTCCCATCGACCGCCTCGGCgctccgcccgccgcgccgAGCGCCGAGCTATCGATGCCGGGGCGGGGAAAGGGCggtgccgggggcggggcggggcgcggcggagCGCGGAGCTGGGAgccggcgggagcggccggggaggcgggggcgggggcggggccggggcggccgcagcCCGGGACCACGCTGCCCTGGGAGCCCGGCGGCTGGCGGCGCTCCCGGCTCGGCCCCGCGCGAcgcctccctgccagcagcggGGGGGTTCGGCCGCCTCGGCCCCCGGCATCGCCCCTGGCACACGGCCCCGGCAGCGAAGCCGTTGGCGGCGGCCGCAGGCTGCCGGAGCCCGGCCAGCGGCCTCGGggaggccggggcgggggcggcgggggggaggggggggttaGCGCCGGCTGCCGCTGGGCGaaagccgccgccgccgcaggcATCTGGAAGGTTCCGGCTCGCCCGTCCCCCCGCCGCACTGACCCTCTCCTCGCCGCCCTCCCGCCCTATAAATgccggcggcagcgcccggcgTGCGGCGGAGCGGAGGCGCCGAGGGCACGGGGCCATGCTggggggctggctgctgctctgggggggCCTGGCCCTGGGTTGCCGGGGCGAGACGGCCTTTCTCCGGCGTGCCGATGACGGCGCCGGGCGCTGCACCTACTCCTTCACGGTGGCCAGCCCCGTCGAGGCCGCCTGCCCCGATGCCGGCGGCATGCCGGAGCTGCGGGCCGAGCTGGCCGCCCTCGCCGCCCGCCTGAGCCGGCTGGAgagccgggagcggggcgcggggggctcggggccgcGAGGGGCCGaggcgggggggccgcgggaCGCCCAGCAAGCAGCCCCGGCCGCTCGCCTGGAGGCCGCCTACGGCGAGCTGCTGCGGGCCAAGTCccggctggaggaggagaaggggcgGCTGGAGCGGGAGaaagaggagctggggaggcgGCTGGAGAGCAGCGCCCAGGAGATCACCCGGCTGCGGGCCacccgctgcccccccggcGGAGAGGGGCCCGGCCGCGACGCCCTGCGTGCCCCCGGCAAAGGTAAgtgccggggccgggacccGCTGTGCATCCCCGCCAGGGCCTTTTCCCCGGGCGCTGGTCAAGTCCCTTTGCTGCCCCCCGCACGGTGCACCCATTGCTGCCCCCCACTCTTGGGGACCCTGGCGAGGCGCTCACCcgctgcagggctcagccctACCGGGAGGTCACAACCTAAATCAGGGCTGGCAGCCGGagccctcctccccccatcGTCTGCCTCACAGCAGAGGGGGGACGCAGGGGACCGCGCTAATCCGGGGGGATTAGGAGTTTCCCCCAAGGAGCATTAAACCCCACACCTGGGGAGCAACAGCGTCAGTGGCTGCGGAGCGGGGTCCCCATCAGCGGCTCACAGATGTGCCCCGCTGCAGTGGGAGGGGGCACTGGGCTCCCGAATGAGGCGCTGGCGTTTCGGGGGGCAATGGTCCAGCGTGGAGCCCCCCGAGGGCGGCGAGGGTAGGCACGGCAGTGAGGGAGGCTGGCTCAGCCCCTGCTCACCCTGTGCCTGGCCCCACCGCAGCACCCCGCTGGGACCCGCAGCCCCTCGCCTACCAGGAGCTGCAGTCGGAGAGGACGGAGGTTCCCGcatcccagctgctggaggagaccGTGCTCAGCCGCCCAGGGAGCGAGGACTCGGGTACTGCCACTGGCACAGCCGGCCGGCCCCATGGTCCGCTGCTCACAAATACCGCTTGGCCCTCCCAAGGGGCTTGCCGGGTGCCACTGCTGCCGAGCAATaatccctttttctctcccctcctgtccccgAGCAGGCTGCGGCAAGCTGGTGTGGGTGGGGGAGCCTGTCGTCTTCGGCCGGGCAGAGTCCATCACCGGCAAGTACGGCGTGTGGATGAAGGACCCCGAGCCCGTGCCCCCCTTCACGCGGGAGACCACCTGGCGTGTGGACACAGTGGGCACGGAGGTCCGCCAGCTCTTCCAGTACgaggcagctgagcagctggCCCAGGGCTACCCCGCCAAGGTGCACATCCTGCCGCGGCCCCTGGAGAGCACAGGGGCCGTCGTCTACCGCGGCGGGCTCTTCTTCCAGCCACGCCGCTCCCGTGCCGTGGCCCGCTACGACCTGCGGGGAGAGGCTGTCACAGCCGAGAGAGAGATTCCCGGCGCCGGCTACCATGGGCAGTACCCCTATTCCTGGGGGGGCTACACTGATATTGACCTGGCGGTGGATGAGACGGGGCTCTGGGTGATCTACAGCACCGAGAAGGCCAGGGGGGCGATTGTCCTCTCCAAGCTGGACCCCGAGACACTGGAGATCCAGCGAACCTGGGAGACCAACATCCGCAAGCGAGGGGTGGCCAACTCCTTTGTCATCTGCGGCACCCTGTACACCGTCAGCAGCTACTCGGCGCCCAACGCCACCATCAACTTCGCCTACGACAcggccaccagcaccagccGGGCCCTCAGCATTCCCTTCGAGAACCGCTTCCGCTACCTCAGCATGGTGGACTACAACCCCGCAGAGAGGCAGCTCTTCGCCTGGGACAGCTTCAACATGGTCACCTACCCTGTCCGCCTCTCCCGGCCatgagctggggctggggacgtgCTGGCTCAGCCCCTGCGACCCCCTCACACATCTCGGCACCCCGCTTcgctccccagctccccccggcGTGGCCGGGAGTGCCGGCTTAGACAGCTCCGGGCGATGGTGGGGGCCACACACTGACCAGCCACGCCACAATGGGGCCACCAACATCCCTGCTGGCACCTCCGGCAACATCCCATCGTGCTTGAATACAGTGGAGGGAAATTGTTTCTCTGGAGCCTGGTCAAGCCAGCGAAATGCCTCTCCCTGGCCTCTGCAGGTTTTGGATGGGCCACAGCAGCACGCAGCCCTGAGCCACTCCAGCATCCTCCAGGAGCTCCTAGCCCAGCCACCCCAAATTTGGAGCAGGGAGGGCTCAGGCGTATCAAAGGCCAGGCACGGCAGGTggtggaggtggggagaggctgcccaggagggtcccacctaaaaataaattctttcccTGGTTGCAAGCAGCAATCCCCTCCACGGGGCTGGGGTTCATGTTTCCAGGCTCCAGCTGAGCAGGAGCACCACTGCTGCCACCCAGACCCCtcccggcagcagcagctttgtaGAGGCCTCCCCAGCTCAGGCCAGCCTCGCTGAGGAGAGCAGTGTTTGCCCACCAACAGCAGCCCCGCAGAGCCAAGCGCCCCTGCTGCAAGCCCTGCTACATCCAATGCTGCCAGTGCCCAGGGGCATCCCGGAGCTCAGCCACCTCCAGAAATCATCCAGCAGGATAAAAAACAGCGGGGAATATGGACACTCATTGCACAAGCCTTgttttattgggaaaaaaaaaagaagccaagagAGCAGTAGTGAGGAGGGCTGGCAGACCATCCCGCAGCCGAGCAGCCCCTTGGTGCGCCCAGCCCTTCTTGGCCACGTGCTTCGGCTTTTTAGCCATGCCCGGCCGCCAGCACGGCAGCTACGGCCCCACCTGACCAGCAGCGCTCCCCAGGCTGGGCCAAAACACGCCATTTTAACTATTTATTGTAGAAAGTTTGTAggaggcttttttcttcttccctctgccccGGCGTTcagggcaggatggggcagCAGTAGCCGCATCCCCCGGGGGATGTGCAGGGTCCCGGCCCAATAAACGTTGCCCACTGCCGCTGCCTTGCACCTCGTCTTTCCGAGCCTGGGCTTTCCTGGGGGTTTGGTGGGCTGGAGCCTGGAGGGGGTGTGAAGCACTGGTGCCCCCCTTGATGCACTGACAGGCtgaaggtgctggggagggagctgtAATGGCTTTGGCCAAGAAAATGCCACAtgtgggagggggctgctggcagggccaACCCCAGGAGCACCTTTATTTAGCATGAAGAGGGCTTGCGACATGCCCACAACattgaatcagaaaaaaagtcaaagcttCAGCGCTAAACCCCAGAGATTTGCCAAATGGGACAGGTTAATGAGCTCCaggtggcagggctgcaggttgggctggctggtgctgggggggcagcctggggtgggagggatgggggggatgGAGGCAGCCCccactttgctgctgcagtgctggggtgTTTGGCTGCTCACCGAGGAAACCACCTGGAGCCGGGAGGCCATGGGACTGGGCGCCAGCTCAGAACTGACCCTGTTCTAGAAGGGCAGGAGACCTGTTCTAGAAGGGGGTGCCTGCTGCAGGAAGCACATGCTCCCCCACAGTGAGGACTGCCCCGGTGAGGGGAACTGGGGAAAGGCCCTGCCAGACCACCGGGACAGGCCGGGGAGGGTGTGGGATGGGACACATCCCATGGAGGAGCAacctggggctgcagggtgggtggCGGGTGGGACCCCAGCACGTCGAGGTAGGAGGCCAAAAGACCCTTTCTCGCTCCCCGGCAGGCCCAGTGTGGGGCCGGGATGCTCACCGTGAGCCAGGGTGAGCGAAGGCATCCCCCCAGCTAGTGatgcacccatgggtgcagcccaacggccccgcagccccccgcgccTGCTCTGTTTGCACCACAGTAGGACTTTTGCCCCTCGGCTGCCAGGCCTGTCCCAGGTTGATCGGCGACACATCCCCCCCTCGCCCTCAGCCACGCCATCTTCTCCAGGGCCAGGGGCTCCTCGCTGCCCCAGGGCTGCGTCACCCACACGCTGCAGTGGGTTGCGCGCTGCACCCTGGTCCTCGTGGGGTGCCACAAGCTGTGCCCCGGGGTGACGCCTTCCCCACCCTCCTGATGGGGGGCAGCAGTGACCCCGCCATCGCTCACAGCCCCATGCCCACCGtacaaggaagaggaggaggcaggtctGCGCTGAGCTGGgtgccctggtcctgctgcagggagagggtaCCCGCTACAACTGACCACCGCTGCTGGCAATAAATTCGTGTTGCATTACAGGCTCTCCTGGCCTCAGAAAACATGGGTGTGTagccctgccccggggagcaGGCTCAGTCCCGCAGCGTCTATCTGTCCTGCTGCAAAAACCCACCAGGGAAGGGCAGTTGTCTGGGCCCTGGTGCAGATTAATAAGGCAAACGCCAGGGCAagaggcagggctgtgcagctggGGTGAAGGCAGCTATGGAGGTcacccaggagcaggcagggcaccGCCACGCACCCGGCCGGGGCTGGGAAGAGGGCGGCAGGCAGCCCCCGCCTGCACAGCGCTGACCCGGCCCAGCCAGCACGGCCAAAACCTGCCACTGAGGATGGGAAAACGGCATTTGTGTCCCAAAAcaggaggggaggctggagccCTCCTTTGTCCCGCAGCTCCTCGGAGGCCCGGGCTGAGCCCCAGCATGAAAGCGAGGGTTGTCCAGGGGtccccggggagcagcagcGCCAACGGCTTCTCAGTGAGCGGAGACACCAAAGGCagacagccccagcccttcccacctccctgctccctgccagcaccgGGAGCTTTTCAGGCTGGGAAGTCCATCACTTaattgactaaaaaaaaaaaaacgaagCCAAGCCAATGTACACAGGATTTCCAGaaagctgggctggagctgaacAGCGCTGAACACACAGCTTTACTTAACAGGCTTTGCAAAACAAGCCCGCAGGGTCCCGCCCCTCCCACGTCCCAGCAAGAAGCCAGCCTGAGCCAAGGGGGGTTGCTGGAGCTGGCCCCAGTCACATTAACCCCCTTCTGCTCTTGCCTTGAGAAAAAGTCATGGTCTTTTTGCAGACTGAAcattactgaggaaaaaaaaaaaagtgaattccCCAAACAAAATAGTTCTCTAATTTATGGGAGGCTCAGCACAATTATTTGTGATGACTGGAGTCCTAGAAAAGAGATTACACACCAAATCCCactcaaattaaaaaagcaagaccTATTCCAGCGTAAAAGGCCAGGAGCAAGTTATCTGGttaaatgtcataaaaatattCAATGAACCGGGGTCAGTGACTGAAAGCTCAAACTGGCCTCAAAGGCAGCCAGGGTGGTTGGGAGCTGTTTTGGGGAGGCACACATCAAAATCGGGTTACTGAGCTGCACTAAATGCTCAAGCATTCACTTTTAATTAAGTATCTGCAGAAATATTATGCTGATTCTGCTCAGTGCAAGAAATAGCCAAAAGCTTGGTATATTGCCACTGCTGACTGTGGGAAATTCGTCTGACTTTTCTAGTGGCTTTGCTGGAGAATTTAAGATAATTCtttcagcagcatttccttaaaaacagaataGTCCAGTGAACCATTTCCCACTTTTAGGGGATCCTTCCAAGATGAACCCAGAAGACAGCCTCAAACCAGGGAAACATCAACTCAATTACCATTGAAACCATCTCTTTACAGCACATTTATAGTTCAAACCACTGTCTGCCTTCACTCAGTTCCCCTACCTTCATCCTCCTTTCCGAGTGTTTGCTGTAGCTGTGCTTGTACAGTTCCTGTAAAAAAGGTGATTTACCTGTGGTGTTACCTCGTCAGAGGTTACTTCTGCCCATCGCTCCAGTTGTGGATTACAGCACCTTTATTTACTCCATATGGCTGTGGTTTTACTAGAAACCCCCTAAAAGAACCAAGTCCAGCTCCTCTGGTGCCCTCAAACCACCGCTTCCTGCCTGGCCAAGCGCAGGCAGGTCTGCCTGCTCCGACCCACCACGGGGCTGGCAGCAACACCCCTGACCAAAGGCAAATCTGCACGACCCCCAGCAGCGCTTGCGGAGCCACCCCGACACCTACGGctggctttcctttctttgcatcccttggAGGTGCCATGGCAGCCAGCACCTTCTCCCAGGGCAGGAATTACTTCTCAGAGACCAAACACGGGAAGGTTTCTGGTGCTTGTTGTGAGCCCAGAGTTCCCTCTGGTGGCCAGCTGACCGCACCAGCCCTGAGCAGATCCTGCCTCCGCATAACCCCACagggcagggagcccagggatGCCTTCACCCCTGCAGCTGAAGGGCTGCTAGGATGCTTAGCCCATCATTCTTCCCCGTGGTTAAGGGCACGAGTCAGTAATTGTGTGATTCGAATGTGTGGTGGCAAGTGTGTGTTGCTTGCAGTGAGTTGGGAAGGGAGCAGTTCAGGAGCAGCACAAGAAGGAAGCCTCCCCTTTCCTTGGGAAGGCTCGCGTCAAGGCTCACtcctgctcccccctgcccagAAACCTTTTGCTTTTAACAGTCCCTTGTGGCGAGGGTGCCTGTGCAGCCAGCGCCCGCAGTCGCCCACCGGCTAAAATGAGAGGAAGCAGATGGGTTCATCCAGGTCTCCTCTGGCGAGGGCTCTTCTCTAGGAAACAAAGCGCAAGCCTCCAGCACCACGCAGCTCACTAACACGCCAGAGATGTTAACGTCTTGCAAACGCAACCGGCAGGCTCCTTCCAGAGCTAGATGGAAGCCATGTCCTGCGAGACCTTCACTGGAGAACAAGATCAAAAATGCCAGGGGAAACAGAAATAAGCTGTTTCAAACTGTTTCTCTGTAGAAGTCTGGTTGTAATACACACTCTTCACTTGGCACACGACGTTCAGGTGCTCTCCCTGCATCCTGCAGCACTTTGCTAATCATGAGATTACCCGGATACTTTATTTAGAGAATACTTTATTAGTTTCTGTAATCAAACCCATGTAAATAAGACCGTACATATTTAATACAGTGCGTTACCCCtgtacaaatggaaaaaaattaagtttaacaTTTCTAGACCAATATGGCTGTTAATTTCTGTACAATGCCAACTCACACTACAAGTGGGatacttttttccaaagttgACATCACAGCTAAAGTTTccaaaaattcaaattatatatatatttatataaaaagataaCCAATAGCAATTCACTAGGCATCAATAGCAGCAACAGCCTTTCCAGCTTCTGCAGTCATTTGAACAAAATTATACACATTAGACTTTCAACTCActcttccttccaaaaaaagtaagaaaaaaaaaatcccagaaaaaaatcagcaaattcTGCTACTGATGTGGTACCTGGTgctttttattagctttttcaATCATTGTCTGGGAAAAAACCTCTAGAataacattattaaaaacagcTCCAGTATAGCACAGTCACTACTACATATCATAAGCAGGTACAGGATATCTTACATTCACAGAAGTATCATACAGTACTGTCCTACAGCTATAATACTAGAGGATACaattaaaaaggcatttatttgACTTGATTCTACTTTCCAGCACACTGTGGGCAAGGAGGTGGTGCGACGCAGCTCCGATATAAAGAATGCACCTTTTAGATAAAACTCTCTTTAATCCGATAAGGTTTCTTTTATTCTCGTGGCACAGTTCTAAGTGCTCATTGCTGTATACAGACATAAGCTGGAAACCGTTTAAAGATCACTCGCATCATATAAAGATAGCTGGACAGAGGTGAACAGAACAAATTTGACTATTGGTGCAATGAACCTTTTAACTCCAGAGGTGAACgactgggggggggtgggggggtgggcGTAAGAGAACACAGGTGGCCAAGTAGCATTTTCATACGGTGATCTAAATACAGTATATTGTCatccaaaaagcagcagccagcaaagcACTGCCTTCAGAGGGAAGTTCGACACCACCAGCGTTACCCTCCGCGTTACGTTAGGTTAGGTGTCACATGGCAAAGGCAATTTTGCCAGCTATACGAATCCCTCTGTTTATTACAAGATAGAAGCTGCTGAAGTAACTAAAAACTTAACACACATTACTTGGCCCAGCACCATCTTCAGATCTGCATGTTCTCATACTCATGGgtttataaaaagataaatagcAGCTGAAGATCAGagcctgaagaaaataagagtaTTCATTTGTCAGCTAGGAACATGCCTTCCCGACCACCTTCTTCCCTGCCGATGctatttctcaatttttttcactttgggAAGCATACAGGTGTGTAAGCCAAAACACGTGCACACGTGTAAACGTGCACACACCAAAAGCAGCCTTCATGCTGTTAGAGAAGATACAAGCCCAAAGAGCCTAGAAGCTCCATTGGATACACAGCAGTTTGCATCCATAACTGCTGATAGCTTCTATGTCCCTTTACACTGTTCAGAGCCCTGCAGGGAGAGAAGACTGTTGTCCTTTGGGCTACAAATTCATGCTGCTGTCATCTCACCCgccctcccctcttcccccacctccaTGGAAACACAGCCTCtaagattttgtttcttcagttttgatTGCCTGAGGTTTGATTGGTCCAGTTCTAACAGGTTTTGTTGCCGCAGCAGGCGCAGGGGTAGGCTTTTCCTCGGTTTTGTCCTGGCAGACTCCTGAAGAGTCAGCAATTGCCTCGGCAGGTTTGCTCCCGTTCTCATCCACTTTCTGCGCTTTGCCTCCTATGggtttgctctgctgctgctgctcagaaaagaACCTCTGGGTGGACTGAAGtacctctgctctctgctttgccttaagaaagggagaaaatatgtTTACTGAAGAGAGGGCATAGGAATAGAAGTGACTTCACAAAAGTAATTCCtaaatgaaagaggaaggaCTGACCACAGTGGCCAGACTTTCCCAGAAAGGCAGTGTCCATCCAGTTGCTTTCCAGATGTCACCACATCTGGGTGGCTTGGCTTCTCAGTAGTAGCTTAATGTCATGCCTAGGCTTCCCTTGCTCTTCCTACTCCTCATCCCAGAATAGAGGATATCAAGGTCAACAATTTGAAGCATTATCTAACATCTTTTTATGCCACTATTATTGCAGAGCTTAAAAAAGTATAAACACTGCCTACAGTACACTCAAACTGAAGCTTCACACCTCAGTAAAAGTCAGACATGACCAGAAGGCGTGTGTGTCTGCACACTGCCCGTGCTCTGACACTACCCCAGCTACGCAAGCGCTTTTGGCGCCAAGGGCCACACCAGCTGTCATTTCTCCTGCTGCGTGGTCTGGACTTCTTGAGCGCAGGGGCTGTAAGACAGCAGCAGAATCTAGTCTGAGCAcccacattttttccccctgttgtTCTGGACACAGACCTTCAGAGTCTGCAATGGGGGTGCAAGTGAACCTGGTTCAAGGTTGCGTTATATGTAAGCTGAGGCCTTATCTGCTTCCCACTCAAAGTGGGCACTCATTCCAGGAAGTACAAGCTACTGCCTGGCTTCCTTCAAATCCCTCCTCTGAATCCTACCGGTAACCTTGACTTGCACCTGTGAAATTCAGCCTTTGTGACTACATGTTTCAGTTACAGTTTTACACTGGACCTTTCATTTGTCAGTGCAGCACTGTGGAGACCAGATTCTTCAGACCAAGCACTTGGCTCTCCTGCCCAGACACAGGCAAAGCAGGAGTTGCATTAAGAGTTCAATCTTTTGGAAGCTGCACAATTAAGCCCAATGCAGTCAaacaccttttttaaaattaaaaacacatatCTTAATACAAGGAACCCCAACTACAATACAGACACTAAGCCCCCATGTACCTCTCTAagtattttatgcttttttacagaaaacggggctgggggaggagggacaCACGACACAGCAGGGGGgcacaaaacagcaaaagccTCGAACAAGAGGTCTTGGCTTTAATACTGTGTAGTTGCTCCAAGTAACTCAACCAGCaacagaatagaaaacaaaCCTGTGAACTCTGGTGTGCAGGACTACAGCAACAGTCTGATTTTACTGGATCCAGGTGGACACCTGAAATCTTTTGCATAGATTTCACCCATCCCCTGAGGTTAAGGCTAGAAGGCTGGATGACTTGATCACAAGTAACCAAGCATGACAGAATAACTCATATTCTTCTGAACAGTGTTTGCAGGGAGATTCAGAAAACCAGGACTGCATATTAGTATTTGCTATGACTGGCTAGATTCAATTCATAATACA contains the following coding sequences:
- the MYOC gene encoding myocilin; amino-acid sequence: MLGGWLLLWGGLALGCRGETAFLRRADDGAGRCTYSFTVASPVEAACPDAGGMPELRAELAALAARLSRLESRERGAGGSGPRGAEAGGPRDAQQAAPAARLEAAYGELLRAKSRLEEEKGRLEREKEELGRRLESSAQEITRLRATRCPPGGEGPGRDALRAPGKAPRWDPQPLAYQELQSERTEVPASQLLEETVLSRPGSEDSGCGKLVWVGEPVVFGRAESITGKYGVWMKDPEPVPPFTRETTWRVDTVGTEVRQLFQYEAAEQLAQGYPAKVHILPRPLESTGAVVYRGGLFFQPRRSRAVARYDLRGEAVTAEREIPGAGYHGQYPYSWGGYTDIDLAVDETGLWVIYSTEKARGAIVLSKLDPETLEIQRTWETNIRKRGVANSFVICGTLYTVSSYSAPNATINFAYDTATSTSRALSIPFENRFRYLSMVDYNPAERQLFAWDSFNMVTYPVRLSRP